Proteins encoded by one window of Martelella endophytica:
- the fabI gene encoding enoyl-ACP reductase FabI has product MAEANGLMKGKRGIILGVANNRSIAWGIAKACHEAGAEIALTWQGDNLKKRVEPLAQELDAVMAGHCDVTDPATIDAVFARLEEVWGSIDFVVHAIAFSDKDELTGRYLDTSRENFAKSMDISVYSFTAIAKRAEQMMNDGGSMVTLTYYGAEKVMPHYNVMGVAKAALEASVRYMAVDLGGRGIRVNGLSAGPIKTLAGSAIGDFRYILKWNEYNSPLKRNVTIDEVGNTALFLLSDLSTSVTGEVLHADSGYHVVGMKAVDAPDISVVVKD; this is encoded by the coding sequence ATGGCTGAAGCAAACGGCCTCATGAAAGGCAAACGCGGCATTATTCTTGGTGTCGCCAATAACCGTTCGATCGCATGGGGCATTGCCAAAGCGTGTCATGAAGCCGGGGCCGAAATCGCACTGACATGGCAGGGCGACAACCTGAAGAAGCGCGTCGAACCGCTCGCCCAGGAACTGGACGCCGTCATGGCCGGTCACTGTGATGTCACCGATCCCGCAACCATCGATGCCGTTTTCGCCCGCCTCGAAGAAGTCTGGGGCTCGATCGATTTCGTCGTCCACGCCATCGCGTTTTCCGACAAGGACGAGCTCACCGGCCGTTATCTCGACACCTCGCGCGAGAACTTCGCCAAGTCGATGGATATCTCGGTTTACTCGTTCACCGCGATTGCAAAACGCGCGGAACAAATGATGAATGACGGCGGCTCCATGGTGACTCTCACCTATTACGGCGCCGAAAAGGTCATGCCGCATTATAACGTCATGGGCGTTGCCAAGGCAGCTCTGGAAGCCAGCGTGCGCTACATGGCCGTTGACCTCGGCGGTCGCGGCATCCGCGTCAACGGCCTCTCCGCCGGCCCGATCAAGACGCTTGCAGGCTCGGCAATCGGCGACTTCCGCTACATTCTGAAGTGGAACGAATACAACTCGCCGCTGAAGCGCAACGTCACCATCGACGAGGTCGGCAACACCGCCCTCTTCCTGCTCTCCGACCTTTCGACCTCGGTCACCGGCGAAGTGCTCCACGCCGACTCGGGTTATCATGTGGTCGGCATGAAAGCGGTCGACGCACCGGACATTTCGGTCGTCGTCAAGGACTGA
- the pdxH gene encoding pyridoxamine 5'-phosphate oxidase → MAEAVVGKADFTAENDPFELFGRWLKEAQASEPNDPNATAVATVDDDGLPNVRMVLMKEYDPRGFVFYTNFESQKGRELLGQPKAAMCFHWKSLRRQIRIRGPVEVVSDEEADTYFHSRPRGSRIGAWASKQSRPLESRFALEKAVAQHTAKYGVGEVPRPDYWSGFRLKPVSIEFWRDGKFRLHDRIEFRRAGTEGGWQKVRMYP, encoded by the coding sequence ATGGCTGAGGCAGTTGTCGGCAAGGCCGATTTCACCGCTGAAAACGATCCCTTCGAACTGTTTGGACGATGGCTGAAGGAAGCCCAGGCGAGCGAGCCGAACGATCCGAACGCCACCGCCGTCGCCACGGTCGACGATGACGGGCTCCCTAATGTGCGCATGGTGCTGATGAAGGAATACGATCCTCGCGGCTTCGTGTTCTACACCAATTTCGAAAGCCAGAAGGGCCGGGAACTGCTCGGCCAACCGAAGGCCGCGATGTGCTTCCACTGGAAGTCCCTGCGCCGCCAGATCCGCATTCGCGGTCCGGTCGAGGTGGTCAGCGACGAGGAGGCGGATACCTATTTCCATTCGCGCCCGCGCGGCAGCCGTATCGGTGCCTGGGCCTCGAAGCAGTCGCGGCCGCTCGAAAGCCGTTTTGCGCTGGAAAAGGCCGTTGCCCAGCACACTGCCAAATATGGCGTCGGCGAGGTGCCGCGCCCGGATTACTGGTCGGGCTTCCGGCTGAAGCCGGTTTCAATCGAGTTCTGGCGCGATGGCAAGTTCCGCCTGCATGACCGCATCGAGTTCCGCCGCGCCGGAACCGAAGGCGGCTGGCAGAAGGTCAGGATGTATCCGTAA
- a CDS encoding heme-degrading domain-containing protein, which produces MSEIEEREQKVADEQSRLVFSRFDEEDAWDLGQRLVARALAHGAPVVINIRTPNRTLFHSALPGSAPDNDVWARRKSNVVFHFHRSSYAVELEHRRKGRTIGPELGLDLKDYADHGGSFPVRIKDVGVVAAITVSGLASADDHGLIVAVLESYLDP; this is translated from the coding sequence ATGAGCGAGATCGAGGAACGCGAACAGAAGGTGGCGGACGAGCAGTCCCGCCTGGTCTTTTCCCGCTTCGATGAGGAAGATGCATGGGACCTCGGCCAGCGTCTGGTCGCGCGCGCGCTGGCGCATGGTGCGCCCGTCGTCATCAATATCCGCACGCCGAACCGCACACTGTTCCATTCGGCGCTGCCAGGCTCCGCGCCCGACAACGACGTTTGGGCGCGTCGCAAATCGAACGTCGTCTTCCATTTCCACCGCTCGTCCTATGCCGTCGAACTGGAGCACCGCCGCAAGGGCCGAACCATCGGCCCCGAACTCGGCCTTGATCTCAAAGACTATGCCGACCACGGCGGCAGCTTCCCGGTTCGCATCAAGGATGTCGGCGTGGTGGCCGCGATCACTGTGTCGGGCCTCGCCAGCGCAGACGATCACGGGCTGATTGTTGCGGTGCTGGAATCCTATCTCGATCCATAA
- a CDS encoding DUF2087 domain-containing protein, whose amino-acid sequence MSKEKIPLLADDLSAFTRALSHQLGDSEGTPSHLSLMNMLARSGGFRNFQHLRAAHAAEKRLARPEQPVVADFRLVERALQQFDHRGKLKQWPSRRTVQSLSLWAFWALMPASADLSEPSVNALLNAYHLFGDAAQLRRSMVEHGLVTRKRDCSSYRRVEQRLTAEAAILIARLKARRTAA is encoded by the coding sequence ATGTCGAAAGAAAAAATCCCTCTTCTTGCGGATGATTTGTCCGCTTTCACCCGTGCGCTTTCGCATCAGCTCGGCGATAGCGAAGGCACCCCCTCGCACCTCTCGCTGATGAATATGCTCGCCCGTTCGGGCGGTTTCCGCAATTTTCAGCATCTGCGCGCTGCCCATGCGGCCGAGAAGCGGCTGGCGCGGCCGGAACAGCCGGTGGTCGCGGATTTTCGCCTGGTGGAGCGAGCGCTGCAGCAGTTTGATCACCGTGGAAAGCTGAAACAGTGGCCATCGCGACGGACAGTGCAGAGCCTCAGTCTCTGGGCTTTCTGGGCGCTGATGCCGGCCTCTGCGGACCTTTCCGAACCGTCGGTGAACGCGCTGTTGAACGCCTACCACCTGTTCGGCGATGCAGCGCAATTGCGACGCAGCATGGTGGAGCACGGGCTGGTGACGCGCAAACGGGATTGCTCGTCCTACCGGCGTGTGGAGCAGAGGCTGACGGCCGAAGCCGCAATCCTCATCGCACGCCTGAAAGCGCGCCGGACCGCAGCCTGA
- a CDS encoding alpha/beta fold hydrolase, which yields MAVIPGAQAELYAALLDVLDIGQVTVIAVSAGGPAALAFALRYPERVSALILVSCCTGTLTPPRAVTAMLPLMRLAARSSLLMGVLTRGLGDPDQAARRSIRDREVLARTLADPEAAGLMAALNRSVVDRMAERLPGTIADTRLFASQAPIAVGALKVPMLVIHGTADRIVPFEHGKRVADEAPRGELMAIAGGEHVSLFTALHQVRSRIATFLAATGNSASG from the coding sequence GTGGCTGTAATCCCCGGCGCTCAGGCCGAGCTCTATGCCGCGCTTCTGGATGTGCTCGATATCGGTCAGGTGACGGTGATTGCCGTATCGGCCGGCGGTCCGGCCGCGCTGGCCTTTGCTCTCAGATATCCGGAAAGGGTTTCGGCGCTCATCCTGGTGTCGTGCTGCACCGGTACGCTCACGCCGCCGCGGGCCGTTACCGCCATGCTGCCGTTGATGCGGCTTGCGGCGCGATCGTCCTTGCTGATGGGTGTGCTCACGCGCGGGCTTGGTGACCCCGATCAGGCCGCCCGCCGCTCGATCCGCGATCGCGAGGTTCTCGCCCGGACGCTTGCCGATCCAGAGGCGGCGGGGCTGATGGCTGCTCTCAACAGGAGCGTTGTCGACCGGATGGCGGAAAGGCTGCCGGGCACGATTGCCGATACGCGCCTTTTCGCCAGCCAGGCGCCGATTGCGGTTGGAGCATTGAAGGTGCCGATGCTGGTCATCCACGGAACCGCCGACAGGATCGTGCCATTCGAGCATGGGAAGCGGGTCGCCGATGAGGCGCCCAGAGGCGAGTTGATGGCGATTGCCGGCGGCGAGCATGTGTCGCTTTTCACGGCACTTCATCAGGTGAGGAGCCGGATCGCGACCTTCCTAGCCGCAACGGGCAATTCGGCCTCAGGCTGA
- a CDS encoding GNAT family N-acetyltransferase: protein MYSVARIPAQQTSTVAIRPYESRDNQRLSALWLEASLISHTFLPESLLLTQQKLVAEKYLAETETWVAIADDLPVGFIGLMDQFIGGLFVAPEAQGMGIGGELLRHAFELKGHLALEVYAANHRAVAFYRRHGFCGVRRRETDDNGLPHPLILMQKPCPSGRKTTPAPSA from the coding sequence ATGTACAGCGTTGCCCGCATTCCCGCTCAGCAGACAAGCACCGTCGCGATCCGGCCCTATGAAAGCCGCGACAATCAAAGGCTTTCGGCCCTCTGGCTCGAAGCCTCGCTGATCTCACACACCTTTCTGCCGGAAAGCCTGCTGCTTACCCAGCAGAAGCTGGTGGCCGAAAAATACCTAGCCGAGACCGAGACCTGGGTGGCAATCGCGGATGACCTCCCTGTCGGCTTCATCGGCCTGATGGATCAGTTTATCGGCGGGTTGTTCGTAGCGCCGGAGGCCCAGGGCATGGGGATCGGCGGCGAACTCTTGCGTCACGCCTTTGAACTCAAGGGCCATCTGGCGCTAGAGGTTTATGCCGCCAATCACCGCGCCGTTGCCTTTTATCGCCGCCACGGCTTTTGCGGCGTGCGCCGCCGCGAAACAGACGACAACGGCCTGCCCCACCCCCTGATCCTGATGCAGAAGCCCTGCCCGTCGGGCCGCAAAACCACGCCCGCACCGTCAGCCTGA